The following coding sequences are from one Fibrobacter sp. window:
- the pgk gene encoding phosphoglycerate kinase, with protein MAKLSIEDLELAGKRVFIRVDFNVPQDKVTGEITNTKRIEAALPTIKYALDKGASVVLASHLGRPNGEVNPKFTLAPVAKKLEELIGKPVKFLSDCVGAEVEAACAAAKPGDIILLENLRFHIEEEGKRKVKNADGTEEKIKADKEAVKAFRASLTKLADVYVNDAFGTAHRAHSSMAGVELPQRAAGFLMNKELKAFDQVLNNPPRPFLAILGGAKVADKIQLINNLLDKADKIIIGGGMAFTFKKVMNNIEIGSSLFDEEGAKLVPELVAKAKAAGKEIILPVDYVAADKFAADAATKCVSDAEGIPAGWMGLDVGAESTKLFVDAIKSSKTIVWNGPAGVFEFEAFEKATKAMADAIVEATAAGAITVIGGGDTATAAKKYGADKKVTHTSTGGGASL; from the coding sequence ATGGCAAAGCTTTCTATTGAAGATCTCGAACTCGCTGGCAAGCGCGTGTTCATCCGTGTTGACTTCAACGTTCCGCAGGACAAGGTCACTGGTGAAATCACCAACACCAAGCGTATCGAAGCTGCTCTCCCCACTATCAAGTACGCTCTTGATAAGGGTGCTTCCGTTGTTCTCGCTTCTCACCTCGGCCGCCCGAACGGTGAAGTGAACCCGAAGTTCACTCTCGCTCCGGTTGCTAAGAAGCTCGAAGAACTCATCGGCAAGCCGGTTAAGTTCCTCTCTGACTGCGTTGGTGCAGAAGTTGAAGCTGCTTGCGCTGCTGCAAAGCCGGGTGACATCATCCTCCTCGAAAACCTCCGCTTCCACATCGAAGAAGAAGGCAAGCGCAAGGTCAAGAACGCTGACGGCACCGAAGAAAAGATCAAGGCTGACAAGGAAGCTGTCAAGGCATTCCGCGCTTCTCTCACCAAGCTCGCTGACGTTTATGTTAACGACGCATTCGGTACTGCACACCGCGCACACTCCTCCATGGCTGGTGTTGAACTGCCGCAGCGCGCTGCCGGTTTCCTCATGAACAAGGAACTCAAGGCATTCGACCAGGTTCTCAACAACCCCCCGCGTCCCTTCCTCGCAATCCTCGGCGGTGCTAAGGTTGCAGACAAGATCCAGCTCATCAACAACCTCCTGGACAAGGCTGACAAGATCATCATCGGCGGCGGCATGGCATTCACCTTCAAGAAGGTCATGAACAACATTGAAATCGGTTCTTCTCTGTTTGACGAAGAAGGCGCAAAGCTGGTTCCGGAACTGGTTGCTAAGGCTAAGGCAGCTGGCAAGGAAATCATCCTCCCGGTTGACTACGTTGCTGCTGACAAGTTCGCTGCTGACGCTGCTACCAAGTGCGTTTCTGACGCTGAAGGCATTCCGGCTGGCTGGATGGGCCTCGACGTTGGTGCAGAATCCACCAAGCTCTTCGTTGACGCTATCAAGTCCTCCAAGACCATCGTTTGGAACGGCCCTGCAGGCGTGTTCGAATTCGAAGCATTCGAAAAGGCTACCAAGGCTATGGCTGACGCTATCGTCGAAGCTACCGCAGCCGGCGCAATCACCGTGATCGGTGGTGGCGATACCGCAACTGCAGCTAAGAAGTACGGCGCAGACAAGAAGGTCACCCACACTTCTACCGGTGGTGGCGCTTCTCT